The Lagopus muta isolate bLagMut1 chromosome 8, bLagMut1 primary, whole genome shotgun sequence genome contains a region encoding:
- the CFAP65 gene encoding cilia- and flagella-associated protein 65, which produces MLTEVQGEPPNPDLLQRRCCGCVRKPSSRKAKKKGIFWGIEVAETLQWRGWELGKEVIKHLVLKNVHEKTQKLSYRCPSTRFFITVFPQPIALSPGMSLTLPIIFRPTEKRDYEDSICFRKAEGEFSVALRAVLPRPCLSFPAAVQLPLCAVHSTAETTFTVRNVGDLITVFAWETPSPFYMIPEHGMLNAGAECTIKVLFQPKTAAVCNVIATCLFGVEEKQKRTMQLRAQAKYPYLQVNVPGEQHKSGQPGKLQDVLCFGSVPVGTRVEKFVEILNMSVVDAPCTIERAKDPLLLDHVFSCNVSHAVVPAKGKLALCIQFQPQAVGEHSTDYFTVTPTGCLQQTVLKMVGSCKGPCVSLHQSSVDFNWINLGESSMQTLKISNVSDVPAYYQFDIDGRGSVFSLDRPCGVLEGTTTLVLKVIFCPAHPISYHRRVVCLVHHQGPLYVDFFGTCHSDTTKPAILQARHLSWYRTNTVRGLTFYPPDILSMMLKDGKLQMDEKKALMLLPQIPLDEPPKEYTEASSMSEYFCDGISSDLALFPPHVSVSPREHDFGCCVPLHKAEPLPLCVTNHTKGKITVAWTPSHGSAFQVTPESCDIPPLKSSAFRVLFQPTQLNSLYAAELEGFAFYKVLRQYSNIEEDATICPPWCLTIRLRAHTYEAKREHFIPQYLLDVPKTFPPVASDTDTYCSALLSNTGTSMITFSMNQAAGPSVLVKPHSGHIMPGDHQIFFLSTHPVNTISQQHTLSLQLNSYPVYTKEIMLRSCAESLLLLLEGDGNLYFKPVCIGTSSTQRYTIKNCTRLPMAFTWKIHHSDSKLLSVRPAAGLLQPYEAMAQAWTFTPDNVTKYLLRAAVFVGWESPAPVSPQSIHYNLRIVGEGALGTIKAQKEHLDLGNVLVGNLKDCSMVLLNNGICSLQYILSVEQLITGLCDPEEVCSDPMALELEHSRGTIPARSKAFVRVTVRPARQLHYTWSISYAICSPAVPDLASTKAEQRLLCCIEATGVHPTFHIADACSAGSASGISRLLLWRLLSLDTLNEYLQRDPAPSELTCSVPTRHSTYLIPPIYTPLLLDFNFGAAPIGSEPALVMLLLVNNGVVPVEWAFLFPSDQKMDMEHWAEDADLSPQELHQMRIQDNQLFSISPKSGKLLPGQEEAVQLSHRHDFIGTDHLPVLLKASYGHEILLNFRGVTVEREQRYVHFASSKHLFMPIAIGTSHPPIQIYELYNGSSTTVMFEVQLDSIMRVQKDNYQHPVFICLTPRGEIAPGTTGRIEWIFSPLEARTYLVDVPIHILGGDSALITFQGEGYDPKATEESATFREVLSPSVILGSTKLTVTGQAASLSHHRICIGNIPNCTRASQLVFLNNISESKAVVFTWRTGSVKDSEVLQVAPEQGVVQPGGSTSCFITLQPSGRVSFYSMDLVCEVYIQESLVQYEKDLQDWEREKERQAVEFTITEQDLRAEKKPRPPVGKSSESAEIENLREPLAVVRKFKTLPPISNHRVANLPAGHLQRRLLSDKEASHVWVKPKPPRPILLHLDVTARSHSIEDFFSNFASEFPKYFLPCPSIHQLPFVDRSVDRDRMEMDHKWLSLATASKEELQIVADMLIGVIRGLLENTQFHDAVRKSLQEPIPYFSQFQHEETAKIQHRGQCSTIPSGLSASPDLFTEENGERKEMSQESSPSNDFLGSWEGLSEVFRHERLREQKAMMKGQPAFRSLVEMVLENTLQNILVEASCGEVVLTARPRVIALPPSPFQRIASPAL; this is translated from the exons ATGCTGACTGAGGTGCAGGGGGAACCCCCCAACCCGGACCTTCTTCAGAGGCGGTGCTGTGGCTGTGTCAGAAAG CCATCCtcaagaaaggcaaagaagaaaggCATATTCTGGGGCATTGAAGTGGCAGAAACACTCCAATGGCGTGGCTGGGAGCTTGGAAAAGAGGTGATCAAACATCTGGTTCTGAAAAATGTTCATGAGAAAACCCAGAAGCTGAGCTACAG ATGTCCTTCCACGCGCTTCttcatcactgtttttccccagcCAATTGCCCTGAGCCCTGGCATGTCCTTAACCCTGCCCATCATTTTCCGGCCCACTGAAAAG AGGGACTACGAAGACAGCATCTGCTTTCGGAAGGCTGAGGGTGAGTTCTCCGTCGCCCTGCGTGCTGTGCTTCCACGTCCCTGCCTGtccttcccagctgctgtcCAGTTgcctctctgtgctgtgcacagcacCGCGGAGACGACATTCACTGTGCGCAATGTGGG TGACCTCATCACAGTGTTTGCCTGGGAGACACCCAGCCCCTTCTACATGATTCCTGAACACGGCATGCTGAACGCAGGTGCTGAGTGCACCATTAAGGtgctcttccaacccaagacagCTGCAGTGTGCAACGTAATAGCAACATGTTTGTTTGGtgttgaagaaaagcaaaagagaacCATGCAGCTTAGAGCCCAGG CCAAATACCCCTATCTGCAAGTGAACGTGCCAGGGGAACAGCACAAAAGCGGACAGCCTGGCAAGTTACAGGATGTGCTGTGCTTCGGGTCGGTGCCAGTAGGCACAAGAGTGGAGAAGTTTGTAGAAATCCTCAACATGTCTGTG gTTGATGCACCATGTACGATAGAAAGAGCAAAAGACCCTCTGCTCCTAGATCACGTCTTCTCCTGCAACGTGTCCCATGCTGTTGTCCCTGCCAAAGGGAAGCTGGCCTTGTGCATACAGTTTCAGCCACAGGCAGTaggagagcacagcacagattaTTTCACTGTCACACCCACTGGGTGCCTCCAGCAGACCGTTCTAAAGATGGTTGGCTCATGTAAAG GCCCATGTGTATCTCTGCACCAATCCTCTGTAGACTTCAACTGGATCAACCTTGGGGAAAGCTCAATGCAGACGCTGAAAATCAGCAATGTCTCAGACGTCCCTGCGTACTACCAGTTTGATATTGATGGCAGAGGGAGCGTCTTCTCTTTGGATCGCCCCTGTGGGGTCTTGGAGGGCACAACAACCCTCGTGCTGAAGGTGATCTTTTGCCCTGCTCACCCCATCAGCTACCACCGCAGAGTGGTGTGCCTCGTTCATCATCAG GGACCCCTTTATGTGGACTTCTTTGGTACCTGCCATTCAGACACCACTAAGCCAGCCATCCTGCAGGCAAGACACCTTTCCTGGTACCGAACCAACACGGTGAGGGGGTTGACCTTCTATCCCCCTGATATCCTGAGCATGATGCTGAAGGATGGGAAGTTGCAGATGGATGAGAAGAAGGCCCTCATGCTCCTTCCTCAG ATCCCTCTGGACGAGCCCCCCAAGGAATACACTGAAGCCAGCTCCATGAGTGAATATTTCTGTGATGGCATAAGCAGCGACCTGGCCTTGTTTCCGCCTCACGTTAGCGTCAGCCCCAGGGAGCATGATTTTGGGTGCTGTGTGCCACTCCACAAGGCAGAACCGCTTCCTCTCTGTGTCACCAACCACACCAAAGGAAAGATCACTGTTGCCTGGACTCCAAGCCATGGCAGTGCTTTCCAAGTGACCCCCGAAAGCTGTGACATCCCACCTTTGAAGTCTTCAGCCTTCCGTGTCCTTTTCCAGCCCACCCAGCTCAACAGCCTTTACGCCGCAGAGCTGGAAGGTTTTGCCTTCTACAAG GTTCTGAGACAATACAGCAACATTGAGGAGGATGCCACCATCTGCCCACCCTGGTGCCTGACCATCAGGCTGAGGGCACACACGTATGAAGCAAAACGGGAGCACTTCATCCCACAGTACCTCTTAGATGTCCCCAAG ACTTTTCCTCCTGTGGCTTCTGACACGGACACctactgcagtgctctgctctcaAACACAGGCACCTCAATGATAACCTTCAGCATGAACCAAGCTGCTGGTCCCTCTGTTTTGGTCAAGCCCCACTCAGGACACATCATGCCAGGAGATcaccagattttctttctctccactCACCCAGTTAACACTATATCACAGCAACACACCCTGTCCTTGCAGCTGAACTCCTATCCAGTGTACACCAAG GAGATCATGCTCCGGAGTTGTGCAGAGTCCCTTCTCTTGCTCTTAGAAGGTGATGGTAATCTATACTTCAAGCCTGTTTGCATAGGGACCTCCTCAACACAAAGGTATACCATAAAGAACTGCACAAGGCTACCCATGGCCTTCACATGGAAGATCCACCACTCTGACAGCAAGCTCCTGTCTGTCAGaccagcagcagggctcctcCAGCCCTATGAAGCCATG GCTCAAGCATGGACTTTTACCCCTGACAACGTGACCAAGTATCTCCTGCGAGCTGCAGTGTTTGTGGGTTGGGAAAGCCCAGCACCTGTGTCACCCCAAAGCATCCATTATAATTTAAGGATTGTTGGAGAGGGGGCACTAGGCACCATCAAG GCACAAAAGGAACACCTGGACCTTGGAAATGTTCTGGTTGGCAATCTGAAAGACTGCAGCATGGTACTTCTGAACAATGGGATCTGTTCTCTGCAGTACATCCTCAGCGTGGAACAGCTAATCACTGGGCTTTGTGACCCCGAGGAAGTCTGCAGTGATCCGATGG CTTTGGAACTGGAACACTCCAGAGGGACAATCCCTGCAAGGTCAAAAGCTTTTGTGCGAGTAACAGTCAGGCCAGCCCGGCAGCTGCACTACACCTGGTCCATCAGCTATGCAATCTGCTCCCCTGCAG TTCCAGATCTTGCAAgtacaaaagcagagcagcgACTCCTCTGCTGCATAGAAGCAACAGGCGTCCACCCAACGTTCCACATCGCTGACGCCTGCTCAGCAGGGAGTGCCAGCGGCATCAGCAGGCTGCTCCTCTGGAGGCTGCTTTCCCTGGACACACTGAATGAATACCTGCAGCGAGACCCGGCTCCCAGTGAGCTCACCTGCAGTGTTCCCACAAGGCACAG CACGTACTTGATCCCCCCCATATACACACCTCTCCTGCTGGATTTCAACTTTGGAGCTGCCCCCATAGGCTCAGAGCCTGCCCTTGTGATGCTCCTGCTGGTAAACAATGGTGTGGTGCCTGTGGAGTG GgccttcctctttccttctgatCAGAAGATGGACATGGAGCACTGGGCAGAGGATGCAGATCTCAGCCCGCAGGAGCTGCATCAGATGAGAATTCAGGATAATCAGCTCTTCAGCATTTCCCCTAAGTCAGGGAAGCTTCTTCCAGGACAAGAGGAAGCTGTCCAGCTCTCACACAG ACATGATTTCATTGGCACCGATCACCTGCCTGTGTTGCTGAAGGCTTCCTACGGCCATGAGATTCTG CTGAACTTCAGAGGTGTGACGGTGGAGAGGGAGCAGCGATACGTTCATTTTGCTTCCTCCAAGCATCTCTTCATGCCCATTGCCATTGGGACATCCCACCCCCCCATACAG ATTTATGAACTTTACAACGGGAGCTCCACAACAGTGATGTTCGAGGTTCAGCTGGACAGCATCATGAGGGTGCAAAAGGACAATTATCAGCATCCTGTATTTATCTGCTTGACTCCTAGAGGGGAAATCGCCCCTGGCACTACAGGTCGTATTGAGTGGATCTTCTCACCACTGGAAGCCAGAACATACTTG GTTGACGTTCCCATCCACATCCTGGGGGGTGATTCAGCTCTGATCACCTTCCAGGGAGAAGGCTACGATCCAAAAGCCACAGAAGAGAGCGccactttcagagaagttttgtCCCCTTCAGTCATTCTGGGTTCCACCAAACTAACCGTGACTGGGCAG GCTGCCTCCTTATCACACCACAGGATTTGCATTGGGAATATCCCAAATTGCACCAGAGCCAGCCAACTGGTCTTTCTCAATAATATCTCAGAGAGCAAGGCAGTTGTGTTCACCTGGAGGACAGGCAGTGTGAAAGACAGTGAG GTATTGCAGGTTGCCCCAGAGCAGGGAGTTGTGCAGCCCGGAGGGAGCACCTCCTGTTTCAtcactctgcagccttcaggGAGAGTGTCCTTCTACAGCATGGACCTGGTGTGTGAG GTGTACATCCAGGAGTCCCTGGTTCAGTACGAAAAGGACCTGCAAgactgggaaagggaaaaagaacgGCAGGCAGTGGAGTTCACCATCACAGAGCAGGACCTCAGGGCTGAGAAGAAGCCCAGGCCACCTGTTGGG aaatcaTCAGAATCTGCTGAGATAGAAAATCTCCGTGAGCCCTTAGCAGTGGTCAGGAAATTCAAG ACACTGCCCCCCATTAGTAACCACCGTGTGGCCAACCTGCCTGCGGGGCACTTGCAGAGAAGGCTGCTGTCAGACAAAGAAGCCAGCCATGTATGGGTCAAGCCAAAGCCTCCCAGGCCCATCCTTTTACACCTTGATGTGACAGCAAGGTCCCACTCTATTGAGGACTTCTTCAGCAACTTTGCCTCGGAGTTCCCGAAATACTTCTTGCCCTG CCCCAGCATCCACCAGCTGCCATTTGTGGATAGGAGTGTGGACAGAGATAGGATGGAGATGGACCACAAATGGTTGTCCCTGGCTACTGCTTCCAAAGAAGAGCTGCAGATAGTGGCGGACATGCTGATAGGTGTCATCAG GGGCCTTTTGGAGAACACCCAGTTCCATGATGCAGTGAGGAAAAGCCTGCAGGAGCCCATCCCATATTTCTCCCAGTTTCAGCatgaagaaacagcaaagaTCCAACACAGAGGACAGTGCTCCACCATCCCCTCTGGGCTCTCGGCTTCCCCAGATCTTTTCACCGAGGagaatggagagagaaaagaaatgagccAAGAATCCTCTCCTAGCAATGATTTTCTGGGCTCCTGGGAGGGGCTGAGTGAAGTTTTTCGTCatgagaggctgagggagcagaAGGCGATGATGAAGGG GCAGCCAGCCTTCAGGAGTCTGGTGGAGATGGTGCTGGAAAACACACTGCAGAACATCCTGGTGGAAGCCAGCTGTGGGGAGGTGGTGCTGACAGCCCGGCCCAGGGTCATTGCTCTGCCCCCTAGCCCCTTCCAAAG aatCGCCAGTCCAGCACTCTAA